A single region of the Bacteroides luhongzhouii genome encodes:
- a CDS encoding SGNH/GDSL hydrolase family protein, whose product MDKRRLSQWMLLAIVCLSFSIGESYAQKNDFGNLARYSKQNAALPQATKKDKRVIFLGNSITEGWVRTHPDFFKSNGYIGRGISGQTSYQFLLRFREDVINLSPALVVINAGTNDVAENTQTYNEDYTFGNIVSMTELAKANKIKVILTSVLPAAAFKWRMEIKDVPQKIKSLNDRIEAYAKANKIPFVNYYKAMVDENQALNPQYTKDGVHPTGEGYDIMEPLIKSAIEKSL is encoded by the coding sequence ATGGATAAAAGAAGATTGAGCCAATGGATGTTATTGGCTATTGTTTGCTTGAGTTTCTCAATAGGAGAAAGCTATGCACAGAAAAATGATTTTGGAAATTTAGCTCGTTATTCAAAACAAAATGCCGCACTTCCACAGGCGACAAAGAAAGACAAACGGGTTATTTTTCTGGGAAATTCCATTACGGAAGGGTGGGTACGTACTCATCCGGACTTTTTCAAATCAAACGGTTACATCGGTCGTGGAATCAGTGGGCAGACTTCCTATCAATTCTTGTTGCGTTTTCGGGAAGATGTGATTAATCTTTCTCCTGCTTTAGTGGTGATTAATGCCGGAACCAATGATGTCGCCGAAAATACACAAACTTATAATGAAGATTATACATTTGGAAACATCGTTTCTATGACAGAATTGGCAAAAGCAAATAAGATAAAAGTGATTCTGACTTCTGTATTGCCTGCCGCTGCATTTAAATGGAGAATGGAAATAAAAGATGTTCCACAGAAAATTAAATCTTTAAATGATCGGATTGAGGCTTATGCAAAAGCTAATAAAATTCCGTTTGTTAATTATTATAAGGCAATGGTGGATGAAAATCAGGCCTTGAATCCCCAATATACTAAAGATGGAGTTCATCCGACAGGCGAGGGGTATGATATTATGGAGCCGTTGATTAAGAGTGCGATAGAGAAATCGCTCTAA